In Mycobacterium tuberculosis H37Rv, a single window of DNA contains:
- the recN gene encoding DNA repair protein RecN (recombination protein N), whose protein sequence is MLTELRIESLGAISVATAEFDRGFTVLTGETGTGKTMVVTGLHLLGGARADATRVRSGADRAVVEGRFTTTDLDDATVAGLQAVLDSSGAERDEDGSVIALRSISRDGPSRAYLGGRGVPAKSLSGFTNELLTLHGQNDQLRLMRPDEQRGALDRFAAAGEAVQRYRKLRDAWLTARRDLVDRRNRARELAQEADRLKFALNEIDTVDPQPGEDVALVADIARLSELDTLREAATTARATLCGTPDADAFDRGAVDSLGRARAALQSSDDAALRGLAEQVGEALTVVVDAVAELGAYLDELPADASALDAKLARQAQLRTLTRKYAADIDGVLRWADEARARLAQLDVSEEGLAALERRTGELAHELGQAAVDLSTIRRKAAKRLAKEVSAELSALAMADAEFTIGVTTELADHGDPVALALASGELARAGADGVDAVEFGFVAHRGMTVLPLAKSASGGELSRVMLSLEVVLATSRKQAAGTTMVFDEIDAGVGGWAAVQIGRRLARLARTHQVIVVTHLPQVAAYADVHLMVQRTGRDGASGVRRLTSEDRVAELARMLAGLGDSDSGRAHARELLETAQNDELT, encoded by the coding sequence GTGTTGACTGAATTACGGATCGAGTCGCTGGGCGCCATCAGCGTTGCCACCGCTGAGTTCGATCGCGGCTTTACCGTGCTGACCGGGGAGACCGGCACCGGCAAGACCATGGTGGTGACCGGGCTGCACCTACTTGGTGGTGCCCGGGCCGATGCAACTCGCGTTCGGTCCGGTGCTGACCGTGCCGTTGTCGAAGGGCGTTTTACTACAACCGATCTCGACGACGCGACCGTCGCGGGGCTGCAGGCGGTTCTCGACTCGTCGGGGGCCGAGCGCGACGAGGACGGCAGCGTGATCGCGTTGCGCTCGATCAGTCGCGATGGACCGTCGCGCGCCTACCTCGGCGGCCGCGGTGTACCCGCCAAATCGTTGAGCGGTTTCACGAACGAGCTGCTTACTCTGCACGGGCAGAACGACCAGCTGCGGTTGATGCGCCCGGACGAACAACGTGGTGCACTGGACCGCTTTGCGGCCGCTGGCGAAGCCGTCCAGCGTTACCGCAAGCTGCGGGATGCCTGGCTAACGGCCCGACGCGACCTCGTCGACCGTCGCAACCGGGCCCGGGAACTAGCGCAAGAGGCCGATCGGCTGAAATTCGCGCTCAACGAGATCGACACCGTCGACCCGCAGCCGGGGGAGGACGTGGCGTTGGTCGCCGACATCGCCCGGCTTTCCGAACTGGACACCCTGCGGGAGGCCGCGACTACTGCACGCGCGACGTTGTGCGGGACACCAGACGCGGACGCATTCGACCGCGGCGCCGTCGACAGCCTCGGGCGGGCACGTGCGGCACTGCAATCGAGCGATGATGCCGCGTTGCGGGGGTTGGCCGAACAGGTCGGTGAGGCGTTGACGGTGGTCGTCGATGCGGTCGCCGAGCTCGGCGCCTACCTGGACGAGCTGCCCGCCGACGCCAGCGCGCTGGACGCCAAGCTGGCGCGCCAAGCCCAGCTGCGAACGTTAACCCGCAAGTACGCCGCCGACATCGATGGCGTGCTCCGGTGGGCGGATGAGGCGAGGGCAAGGCTGGCTCAACTCGACGTCTCCGAAGAAGGGCTGGCAGCGCTGGAACGCCGTACCGGTGAGCTCGCCCACGAATTAGGCCAAGCCGCAGTTGATCTCAGCACGATCCGGCGGAAGGCGGCCAAGCGGCTGGCCAAGGAGGTCAGCGCGGAGCTGTCCGCCCTGGCGATGGCCGATGCCGAATTCACCATCGGTGTGACCACAGAGCTGGCCGACCACGGCGATCCCGTCGCCTTGGCCCTGGCGTCGGGCGAATTGGCCCGGGCCGGTGCCGATGGCGTCGATGCGGTCGAGTTCGGTTTCGTCGCACACCGGGGGATGACAGTGCTGCCGCTGGCCAAGAGCGCATCCGGCGGCGAACTGTCCCGGGTGATGTTGTCCCTGGAGGTGGTGCTGGCTACTTCGCGAAAACAAGCGGCTGGCACCACGATGGTGTTCGACGAGATCGACGCCGGCGTCGGCGGCTGGGCTGCGGTACAGATCGGGCGGCGGCTGGCGCGGTTGGCTCGCACCCACCAGGTCATCGTGGTCACCCATCTGCCGCAGGTCGCCGCCTATGCCGATGTGCACTTGATGGTGCAGCGCACCGGGCGCGACGGTGCCAGCGGTGTGCGGCGCCTGACCAGCGAGGATCGGGTGGCCGAGCTGGCACGGATGCTGGCCGGGCTTGGTGATTCCGACAGTGGTCGCGCGCACGCGCGGGAGTTACTCGAGACCGCGCAGAACGACGAGCTCACCTAG
- a CDS encoding hypothetical protein (A core mycobacterial gene; conserved in mycobacterial strains (See Marmiesse et al., 2004 PMID:14766927).) produces MRMSALLSRNTSRPGLIGIARVDRNIDRLLRRVCPGDIVVLDVLDLDRITADALVEAEIAAVVNASSSVSGRYPNLGPEVLVTNGVTLIDETGPEIFKKVKDGAKVRLYEGGVYAGDRRLIRGTERTDHDIADLMREAKSGLVAHLEAFAGNTIEFIRSESPLLIDGIGIPDVDVDLRRRHVVIVADEPSGPDDLKSLKPFIKEYQPVLVGVGTGADVLRKAGYRPQLIVGDPDQISTEVLKCGAQVVLPADADGHAPGLERIQDLGVGAMTFPAAGSATDLALLLADHHGAALLVTAGHAANIETFFDRTRVQSNPSTFLTRLRVGEKLVDAKAVATLYRNHISGGAIALLALTMLIAIIVALWVSRTDGVVLHWIIDYWNRFSLWVQHLVS; encoded by the coding sequence ATGAGGATGTCAGCGCTTCTGTCCCGTAACACCTCCCGGCCGGGCCTGATCGGCATCGCCCGGGTCGACCGGAATATCGACCGATTGCTGCGTAGGGTCTGTCCCGGCGACATTGTGGTTCTCGACGTCCTGGATCTGGACCGCATCACCGCCGATGCACTGGTGGAAGCGGAGATCGCCGCCGTGGTAAACGCATCGTCGTCTGTCTCGGGCCGCTATCCGAACCTCGGTCCAGAGGTGTTGGTCACCAACGGTGTCACGCTGATCGACGAGACCGGACCGGAGATTTTCAAAAAGGTCAAAGACGGTGCCAAGGTTCGCTTGTATGAAGGCGGGGTGTACGCCGGCGACCGCCGGCTGATCCGCGGTACCGAGCGTACGGATCATGACATCGCCGACCTGATGCGGGAGGCCAAGAGCGGGTTGGTCGCCCACTTGGAGGCGTTCGCCGGCAACACAATTGAGTTCATCCGCAGTGAAAGCCCGCTATTGATCGACGGCATCGGGATTCCCGATGTCGACGTCGATCTGCGGCGTCGGCACGTGGTGATCGTCGCCGACGAACCCAGCGGACCCGATGACCTGAAGTCCCTCAAGCCGTTCATCAAGGAGTACCAACCGGTGCTGGTTGGTGTGGGCACCGGCGCGGACGTGTTGCGCAAGGCGGGGTATCGCCCGCAGCTCATCGTCGGCGACCCTGACCAAATCAGCACCGAGGTGCTCAAGTGCGGTGCCCAGGTGGTGTTGCCCGCCGACGCCGATGGACACGCGCCGGGCCTGGAGCGAATCCAGGATCTCGGTGTCGGCGCCATGACATTCCCGGCCGCGGGCTCGGCGACGGATCTGGCCTTGTTGCTGGCCGACCATCATGGCGCGGCGCTACTCGTCACCGCCGGCCACGCTGCCAACATCGAGACGTTCTTCGACCGCACGCGTGTGCAAAGCAACCCTTCGACCTTCCTCACCAGACTCCGGGTAGGGGAGAAGTTGGTGGACGCCAAGGCGGTGGCCACGCTCTACCGCAACCACATCTCGGGCGGCGCCATCGCATTGCTGGCACTGACCATGCTGATCGCCATCATCGTGGCACTGTGGGTATCCCGCACCGACGGCGTGGTCCTGCATTGGATCATCGACTACTGGAACCGATTCTCACTTTGGGTGCAGCACTTGGTCTCCTAG
- the mctB gene encoding copper transporter MctB (mycobacterial copper transport protein B essential for Cu resistance and maintenance of low intracellular Cu levels A core mycobacterial gene; conserved in mycobacterial strains (See Marmiesse et al., 2004 PMID:14766927).) encodes MISLRQHAVSLAAVFLALAMGVVLGSGFFSDTLLSSLRSEKRDLYTQIDRLTDQRDALREKLSAADNFDIQVGSRIVHDALVGKSVVIFRTPDAHDDDIAAVSKIVGQAGGAVTATVSLTQEFVEANSAEKLRSVVNSSILPAGSQLSTKLVDQGSQAGDLLGIALLSNADPAAPTVEQAQRDTVLAALRETGFITYQPRDRIGTANATVVVTGGALSTDAGNQGVSVARFAAALAPRGSGTLLAGRDGSANRPAAVAVTRADADMAAEISTVDDIDAEPGRITVILALHDLINGGHVGHYGTGHGAMSVTVSQ; translated from the coding sequence ATGATCTCGTTGCGTCAACATGCGGTCTCACTGGCTGCGGTCTTCCTGGCGCTGGCCATGGGCGTAGTGTTGGGTTCCGGCTTTTTCTCCGATACTTTGCTGTCCAGCTTGCGTAGCGAGAAGCGGGACCTCTACACGCAGATCGACCGACTCACCGATCAGCGGGATGCACTTCGCGAAAAGCTCAGCGCGGCAGACAATTTCGATATCCAAGTAGGCAGCCGAATAGTGCACGACGCGCTAGTCGGCAAGTCGGTGGTCATCTTCCGCACCCCGGATGCCCACGACGACGATATCGCTGCGGTGTCGAAGATCGTGGGACAGGCCGGCGGTGCGGTCACCGCAACGGTCTCATTGACCCAGGAGTTCGTCGAAGCCAACTCCGCCGAGAAACTGCGCTCAGTGGTGAACTCGTCCATTCTGCCGGCCGGTAGCCAGTTGAGCACCAAACTCGTTGACCAAGGTTCCCAAGCCGGCGACCTGCTCGGCATCGCCTTGCTGAGCAACGCCGACCCGGCGGCGCCGACTGTCGAGCAGGCGCAGCGGGACACTGTGCTGGCGGCACTGCGCGAAACCGGCTTCATCACCTATCAGCCCCGCGACCGCATTGGGACGGCAAACGCCACGGTGGTGGTCACCGGCGGAGCGCTCTCTACAGACGCCGGCAACCAGGGGGTCAGCGTGGCTCGGTTCGCCGCGGCGCTGGCGCCGCGCGGGTCTGGCACGCTGCTTGCCGGCCGGGACGGTTCGGCGAACCGACCCGCCGCCGTCGCCGTGACCCGCGCCGATGCCGACATGGCGGCCGAAATCAGCACCGTTGACGACATCGACGCCGAGCCCGGACGAATCACCGTGATCCTTGCCCTGCATGACCTGATCAACGGAGGCCACGTGGGGCACTACGGCACCGGTCACGGGGCGATGTCAGTCACGGTTTCCCAGTAG
- the pyrG gene encoding CTP synthase — protein MRKHPQTATKHLFVSGGVASSLGKGLTASSLGQLLTARGLHVTMQKLDPYLNVDPGTMNPFQHGEVFVTEDGAETDLDVGHYERFLDRNLPGSANVTTGQVYSTVIAKERRGEYLGDTVQVIPHITDEIKRRILAMAQPDADGNRPDVVITEIGGTVGDIESQPFLEAARQVRHYLGREDVFFLHVSLVPYLAPSGELKTKPTQHSVAALRSIGITPDALILRCDRDVPEALKNKIALMCDVDIDGVISTPDAPSIYDIPKVLHREELDAFVVRRLNLPFRDVDWTEWDDLLRRVHEPHETVRIALVGKYVELSDAYLSVAEALRAGGFKHRAKVEICWVASDGCETTSGAAAALGDVHGVLIPGGFGIRGIEGKIGAIAYARARGLPVLGLCLGLQCIVIEAARSVGLTNANSAEFDPDTPDPVIATMPDQEEIVAGEADLGGTMRLGSYPAVLEPDSVVAQAYQTTQVSERHRHRYEVNNAYRDKIAESGLRFSGTSPDGHLVEFVEYPPDRHPFVVGTQAHPELKSRPTRPHPLFVAFVGAAIDYKAGELLPVEIPEIPEHTPNGSSHRDGVGQPLPEPASRG, from the coding sequence GTGCGAAAGCACCCGCAAACCGCTACCAAGCACCTCTTCGTCAGCGGCGGCGTTGCTTCCTCGCTCGGCAAGGGACTGACCGCCAGCAGCCTAGGACAATTGTTGACGGCTCGTGGGTTACACGTCACGATGCAAAAGCTCGACCCGTACCTCAACGTCGACCCGGGTACCATGAACCCGTTCCAGCACGGCGAGGTCTTCGTGACCGAGGACGGTGCCGAAACCGATCTCGACGTCGGCCACTACGAACGGTTCCTCGATCGCAATTTGCCCGGCTCAGCGAATGTGACTACCGGGCAGGTGTATTCAACGGTGATCGCGAAGGAGCGCCGCGGCGAATACCTGGGCGACACCGTGCAGGTGATCCCCCATATCACCGACGAGATAAAACGGCGCATCCTGGCGATGGCCCAACCGGACGCCGACGGTAACCGCCCGGACGTGGTCATCACCGAAATCGGGGGCACTGTCGGCGATATCGAGTCACAGCCCTTCCTGGAGGCAGCGCGGCAAGTCCGGCACTATCTCGGCCGGGAGGACGTGTTTTTTCTGCACGTGTCGCTGGTGCCCTACCTGGCGCCGTCGGGTGAGCTCAAAACCAAGCCAACACAGCACTCGGTGGCCGCACTGCGCAGCATTGGGATTACCCCGGACGCGTTGATCCTGCGCTGCGACCGCGACGTTCCCGAAGCGCTGAAAAACAAGATTGCGTTGATGTGTGACGTCGATATCGACGGCGTTATCTCCACCCCGGACGCGCCCTCCATCTACGACATACCCAAGGTATTGCACCGCGAGGAGCTCGATGCGTTCGTGGTGCGCCGACTCAATCTGCCGTTCCGCGACGTCGATTGGACCGAATGGGACGACCTGCTGCGCCGGGTTCACGAACCACATGAGACAGTGCGAATTGCTTTGGTGGGCAAGTACGTCGAATTATCCGACGCTTACCTCTCGGTTGCCGAGGCATTGCGTGCCGGCGGATTCAAGCACCGGGCCAAGGTCGAGATCTGTTGGGTGGCATCCGACGGTTGTGAAACGACCAGTGGTGCCGCGGCGGCGCTCGGCGATGTGCATGGGGTGCTCATTCCGGGCGGATTCGGCATCAGGGGCATCGAGGGCAAGATCGGTGCCATTGCATACGCGCGGGCGCGCGGGTTGCCGGTGTTGGGGCTGTGCCTCGGTTTGCAGTGCATTGTGATCGAGGCCGCGCGATCGGTCGGTCTCACCAACGCCAATTCGGCCGAATTTGATCCCGACACACCAGATCCCGTTATCGCCACGATGCCCGATCAAGAAGAAATCGTGGCCGGCGAGGCGGATCTGGGCGGTACCATGCGTCTCGGGTCCTACCCCGCCGTGTTGGAGCCGGATTCGGTTGTTGCCCAGGCATACCAAACTACCCAGGTGTCCGAGCGGCATCGCCACCGGTACGAGGTCAACAACGCGTACCGAGACAAGATCGCCGAAAGCGGCCTGAGGTTTTCCGGGACGTCACCTGACGGACACTTGGTAGAGTTCGTCGAGTATCCGCCGGATCGGCATCCGTTCGTTGTCGGCACCCAGGCCCACCCCGAGTTGAAGAGCCGACCCACCCGGCCGCACCCACTGTTTGTCGCATTCGTCGGGGCAGCCATCGATTACAAGGCGGGTGAGTTGCTGCCTGTCGAGATCCCCGAGATCCCCGAGCACACACCCAACGGTAGCTCCCATCGGGACGGCGTGGGCCAGCCGCTACCGGAACCTGCGTCTCGTGGCTGA
- a CDS encoding NUDIX hydrolase, translating to MAEHDFETISSETLHTGAIFALRRDQVRMPGGGIVTREVVEHFGAVAIVAMDDNGNIPMVYQYRHTYGRRLWELPAGLLDVAGEPPHLTAARELREEVGLQASTWQVLVDLDTAPGFSDESVRVYLATGLREVGRPEAHHEEADMTMGWYPIAEAARRVLRGEIVNSIAIAGVLAVHAVTTGFAQPRPLDTEWIDRPTAFAARRAER from the coding sequence GTGGCTGAGCATGATTTCGAGACGATATCGTCGGAAACCTTGCATACGGGAGCCATTTTCGCATTACGTCGGGACCAGGTGCGGATGCCTGGTGGGGGTATTGTGACGCGTGAGGTCGTCGAGCACTTCGGTGCCGTAGCCATTGTGGCGATGGACGACAACGGCAACATCCCGATGGTTTATCAGTACCGCCACACCTATGGTCGGCGGCTTTGGGAACTGCCCGCGGGGTTGCTCGACGTCGCTGGGGAGCCACCTCATCTCACGGCCGCCCGGGAGCTGCGGGAGGAGGTCGGGCTGCAAGCCAGCACCTGGCAGGTGCTGGTCGATCTGGACACCGCGCCGGGCTTCAGCGACGAATCGGTGCGGGTCTATCTGGCCACCGGACTGCGCGAGGTGGGCCGGCCCGAAGCCCATCACGAAGAAGCCGACATGACGATGGGGTGGTATCCCATTGCCGAAGCGGCTCGCCGGGTGCTGCGTGGCGAAATCGTCAATTCCATTGCCATTGCCGGTGTTTTGGCCGTGCACGCGGTGACGACCGGGTTCGCCCAGCCACGCCCACTCGATACCGAATGGATCGACAGGCCAACGGCGTTCGCCGCGCGGAGAGCCGAGCGATGA
- a CDS encoding tyrosine recombinase XerD, giving the protein MKTLALQLQGYLDHLTIERGVAANTLSSYRRDLRRYSKHLEERGITDLAKVGEHDVSEFLVALRRGDPDSGTAALSAVSAARALIAVRGLHRFAAAEGLAELDVARAVRPPTPSRRLPKSLTIDEVLSLLEGAGGDKPSDGPLTLRNRAVLELLYSTGARISEAVGLDLDDIDTHARSVLLRGKGGKQRLVPVGRPAVHALDAYLVRGRPDLARRGRGTAAIFLNARGGRLSRQSAWQVLQDAAERAGITAGVSPHMLRHSFATHLLEGGADVRVVQELLGHASVTTTQIYTLVTVHALREVWAGAHPRAR; this is encoded by the coding sequence ATGAAGACGCTGGCACTGCAATTGCAGGGCTACCTCGACCATCTGACGATCGAACGAGGTGTCGCGGCAAACACATTGAGCTCCTACCGACGTGATCTGCGCCGCTACTCCAAGCACCTGGAAGAACGAGGGATTACCGATCTGGCCAAGGTCGGCGAGCACGACGTCAGCGAGTTCCTGGTGGCATTGCGGCGCGGGGATCCTGATTCCGGCACGGCGGCGTTGTCCGCGGTGTCGGCGGCACGGGCGCTGATCGCGGTGCGCGGGCTGCATCGCTTCGCTGCCGCAGAAGGGCTGGCCGAACTGGACGTGGCGCGCGCCGTCCGGCCACCGACGCCGAGCCGGCGATTGCCTAAGAGCCTGACAATCGACGAGGTGCTATCGCTGCTCGAAGGTGCGGGCGGCGATAAACCGTCCGACGGCCCGCTGACGCTGCGAAACCGTGCGGTGCTGGAACTGCTGTACTCGACCGGGGCGCGGATCTCCGAGGCCGTCGGCCTTGACCTCGACGACATCGACACCCACGCCAGATCGGTGTTGTTGCGCGGCAAGGGTGGTAAGCAGCGGCTGGTTCCGGTGGGACGCCCGGCAGTGCACGCGCTGGACGCCTATCTGGTGCGGGGACGGCCCGACTTAGCGCGGCGGGGCCGCGGAACGGCGGCGATCTTTCTCAACGCGCGCGGCGGCCGGTTGTCACGGCAAAGCGCGTGGCAGGTTCTGCAGGACGCGGCCGAGCGTGCCGGCATCACCGCCGGTGTTTCGCCGCATATGTTGAGGCATTCGTTCGCCACGCATCTGCTGGAGGGTGGCGCCGATGTCCGGGTGGTGCAGGAATTGCTGGGGCACGCCTCGGTGACCACGACGCAGATCTATACCCTGGTCACCGTCCATGCACTGCGCGAGGTGTGGGCGGGAGCTCACCCGCGGGCACGCTAA
- a CDS encoding methyltransferase, whose amino-acid sequence MIRKARIAPLRWSVWRMAAGIRNITTTGQIGDGREAAAVDYVLAHAGAGNIDDVLATIDKFAYEKSMLINVGDEKGTLLDAAVRRADPALALELGTYLGYGALRIARAAPEARVYSVELAEANASNARRIWAHAGVDDRVVCVVGTIGDGGRTLDALTEHGFATGTLDFVFLDHDKKAYLPDLQSILDRGWLHPGSIVVADNVRVPGAPKYRAYMRRQQGMSWNTIEHKTHLEYQTLVPDLVLESEYLG is encoded by the coding sequence ATGATTCGCAAAGCGCGCATTGCCCCGTTGCGGTGGTCGGTCTGGCGGATGGCGGCCGGGATCCGCAATATCACCACGACGGGCCAGATCGGTGATGGACGCGAAGCGGCGGCCGTCGACTATGTCCTCGCCCACGCCGGGGCCGGCAACATCGACGACGTGCTGGCCACCATCGACAAGTTCGCCTATGAGAAGTCGATGCTCATCAACGTCGGTGACGAGAAAGGGACGCTGCTCGACGCGGCGGTTCGGCGCGCCGACCCGGCATTGGCGCTGGAGTTGGGCACCTACCTCGGCTACGGCGCGCTGCGGATCGCCCGGGCCGCTCCGGAGGCCAGGGTGTACTCCGTCGAACTCGCCGAAGCCAACGCCAGCAACGCCCGGCGAATATGGGCGCATGCCGGCGTCGATGACAGGGTGGTGTGCGTGGTCGGCACCATCGGCGACGGTGGGCGCACCCTGGACGCGCTAACCGAGCACGGATTCGCAACTGGCACACTCGATTTTGTGTTCCTCGACCATGACAAGAAGGCTTACCTGCCCGATCTGCAGAGCATCCTAGACCGGGGCTGGTTGCACCCGGGCTCGATCGTGGTTGCCGACAATGTCAGGGTGCCCGGCGCGCCGAAGTACCGTGCATATATGCGCCGGCAACAAGGCATGTCATGGAACACCATTGAGCACAAGACGCACCTCGAATACCAGACCCTGGTGCCCGACTTGGTATTGGAGTCCGAATACCTGGGTTAG
- the cycA gene encoding D-serine/alanine/glycine transporter protein CycA (Probable cycA,D-serine/D-alanine/glycine transporte) yields the protein MPDDIAAADPTDTQPHLRRDLANRHIQLIAIGGAIGTGLFMGSGRTISLAGPAVMVVYGIIGFFVFFVLRAMGELLLSNLNYKSFVDFAADLRGPAAGFFVGWSYWFAWVVTGIADLVAITGYARFWWPGLPIWVPALVTVALILAVNLFSVRHFGELEFWFALIKVAAIVCLIAVGAILVATNFVSPHGVHATIENLWNDNGFFPTGFLGVVSGFQIAFFAYIGVELVGTAAAETADPRRTLPRAINAVPLRVAVFYIGALLAILAVVPWRQFASGESPFVTMFSLAGLAAAASVVNFVVVTAAASSANSGFFSTGRMLFGLADEGHAPAAFHQLNRGGVPAPALLLTAPLLLTSIPLLYAGRSVIGAFTLVTTVSSLLFMFVWAMIIISYLVYRRRHPQRHTDSVYKMPGGVVMCWAVLVFFAFVIWTLTTETETATALAWFPLWFVLLAVGWLVTQRRQSRRSFGFHCQVVGVRQQLGRGMARLAMKIHARPKLRSAVVVEPVSAGEPGARRSAKSVRKLASDDSQSAHCPVAVVGLADGGRDPQYHHDGPDR from the coding sequence ATGCCGGACGATATCGCGGCTGCCGACCCGACAGACACCCAGCCGCACCTGCGTCGGGACCTTGCCAACCGCCATATTCAGTTGATCGCGATTGGAGGCGCGATCGGCACCGGCCTATTCATGGGATCTGGGCGAACGATCTCGCTCGCCGGTCCGGCGGTCATGGTGGTCTACGGGATCATTGGGTTTTTTGTGTTTTTTGTGTTGCGCGCGATGGGCGAGCTGCTGCTGTCGAACCTGAACTACAAGTCGTTCGTTGACTTCGCCGCCGACCTCCGGGGCCCGGCGGCGGGCTTTTTCGTGGGGTGGTCGTACTGGTTCGCATGGGTGGTCACCGGGATCGCAGACCTCGTCGCGATCACCGGCTATGCCAGGTTTTGGTGGCCCGGCTTGCCAATCTGGGTCCCGGCCCTGGTCACGGTCGCCCTGATTCTCGCTGTCAATTTGTTCAGCGTCCGCCACTTCGGGGAGCTGGAGTTTTGGTTCGCATTGATCAAGGTCGCTGCCATCGTGTGCCTCATCGCCGTCGGCGCGATCCTGGTGGCAACCAACTTCGTCTCCCCTCATGGTGTGCACGCGACCATCGAGAACCTGTGGAACGACAACGGGTTCTTCCCAACGGGTTTCCTGGGCGTGGTCAGTGGCTTTCAGATCGCGTTTTTCGCATACATCGGTGTGGAGCTCGTTGGCACCGCCGCGGCTGAGACAGCGGACCCGCGCCGCACCCTTCCCCGCGCGATCAATGCCGTGCCGTTGCGGGTCGCGGTGTTCTACATCGGTGCCCTGCTGGCGATCCTGGCCGTCGTGCCGTGGCGGCAGTTCGCCAGTGGCGAGTCCCCGTTTGTGACGATGTTCTCCCTAGCCGGACTTGCCGCTGCGGCGTCGGTCGTCAACTTCGTCGTGGTCACCGCAGCGGCCTCGTCAGCGAACTCCGGCTTCTTCTCCACCGGGCGAATGCTTTTCGGCCTCGCCGACGAAGGCCACGCTCCGGCCGCTTTCCACCAACTCAATCGCGGCGGCGTGCCCGCACCCGCCCTGCTGCTGACGGCTCCGCTACTGCTGACCTCCATCCCGCTGCTCTATGCCGGTCGGTCGGTGATTGGGGCGTTCACACTCGTCACGACGGTCTCATCCCTGCTGTTCATGTTTGTGTGGGCAATGATCATCATCAGCTACCTCGTCTACCGTCGCCGACACCCACAGCGTCACACCGACTCGGTGTACAAGATGCCCGGTGGCGTGGTGATGTGCTGGGCCGTGCTGGTGTTTTTCGCGTTCGTGATCTGGACACTTACCACCGAAACCGAAACCGCAACCGCGTTGGCGTGGTTCCCGCTATGGTTCGTGCTGCTCGCCGTGGGTTGGCTCGTCACCCAGCGCCGGCAGAGCCGCCGCAGCTTTGGTTTTCACTGCCAGGTCGTCGGGGTTCGTCAGCAGCTCGGCCGCGGTATGGCCAGGCTTGCAATGAAAATCCACGCGCGGCCCAAACTCCGAAGTGCGGTCGTCGTCGAGCCAGTGTCAGCAGGTGAACCAGGTGCCCGCAGGTCCGCGAAATCTGTGCGTAAGCTAGCGAGCGATGATTCGCAAAGCGCGCATTGCCCCGTTGCGGTGGTCGGTCTGGCGGATGGCGGCCGGGATCCGCAATATCACCACGACGGGCCAGATCGGTGA